A stretch of DNA from Tsuneonella amylolytica:
CGCGCCATAGGCCAGCATGAGGCGGCGGCGCTCGATGCTCATGCTTTCCGGCATGACGAGCACGAGCTTGTAGCCCTTGACCGCCGCGACCATCGCCAGGCCGATGCCGGTGTTGCCGCTGGTCGGTTCGATGACCGTGCCGCCGGGTTTCAGCGCACCCGATTTCTCGGCATCCTCGATCATCGCCAGCGCGATGCGGTCCTTGATCGAGCCGCCGGGGTTCGTGCGTTCGCTTTTTACCCAGACTTCGTGGTCGGGAAACAGGCGCGATAGGCGGATGTGCGGCGTGTTGCCGATTGTGGCGAGGACGCTGTCGGCTTTCATGGGGTGGCCTCCTGGGCTTTGCGTTCGTCGAGATGTTGGGGAGGGTCGAAGGTCTTGGCAAGCCTCAGTTCGGGAAAGAGCCGGGCCCAATAAAGCGTGACCGCGATCGCGGCGACGCCGCCGGCGACGACCGCCGCGACCGGGCCGATGACCGATGCGAGCAGACCCGACTCGGTTTCACCGAGCTCGTTCGAAGCTGAGATCGTCAGCGCCGAAACCGCGCCGACCCGGCCGCGCATCTCGTCGGGCGTGTGAAGCTGGATCAGCGATTGCCGGACGTAGACCGACACCATGTCGGCCGCCCCCGCCACGACGAGCGCGACGAGGCTGAGCCAGAAATAGCGCGACAGGCCGAATGTCACGATCGCGACCGCAAACAGCAGGACGGCACCCAGCATCTTGATCCCGACGTCGGTCTTCATCGGAAAGATGGAGAACCAGATCGACGCCCCGGTCGCGCCGATACCCATGCCGGCCGCCAGGATCCCGAACCCGTCCGCGCCGACGCCTAGGATATCGCGGGCGAAAACCGGCAGGAGCGCCGTCGCGCCTGCGAACAGCACGACGAACAGATCGAGCGTGATCGTCGCCATGACGAGACGGTTGTTACGCACGTAGCTGAACCCGTCGACCACGCGCTGGATCGGCCGACGGTCCTTCTGAACGGCCGGCTGCGGGACCGGCGAAATCAGGAAGATGAGAACGAGCGCGGCGGCAAACATCGCGGAGATCGACGCGTAGGCGACATCGGGGTGGATGGCGTAGAGCACACCGCCCACGCTCGGTCCCGCGATGGTCCCCACCTGCCAGGCCATGGAACTGACCGCGATGGCGGTCGGCAAGACTTCGCGCGGAACCAGATTGGGAGCGAGCGCGGAATATGCGGGGCCGGAAAACGCGCGCGCGACGCCGACGAACATCGCCGCGACGAACAGGAACGGCAATGTCAGCCCGTCGCTCCAGGTCAGGTAACCCAGCATCGCGGCGTTGATCGTAAGCAACAGTGTCGTCCAGCGTACGATCCAGCGCCGATCGTAGGTGTCCGCGATCAGGCCGACGACCGGCGTCAGCAGGAACAGCGGGACGAACTGGACGAGCCCGATAAGGCCCAGCAACAGCGCCGATTCCTTGATGTCCATCGTCAGGCGGGCGAGGCTGTAGACCTGCCAGCCGATGATGATGGACTGGGCGCTGATCGCGATCGTGCCGAGCAGCCGGGACAGGAAATATGCCCGGAAGTTGGCGATCGTGATGGGATGGCGGAGCGCGCTCACCATCCGCCGATGGCAGCGCCAAGCGCGCTTGCCAAGCAAGGGCTGCCCGTCAGCGGTGGAGCAAAACTTTGGCGCGCCGAACCGGCGCCGAAAAAGAGAAGGTCAGCGCGACCGGCGCAAGCGCGGATTGGGCTGCAGCGATTCGATGATGCGCATGAAATCGTCGAGCCGGATGATCCGTTCGAACTGGAAACCCGCCCGTTCGTCGCGCGTCCAGATGCAATAGGCTTCGATCCGCCCGATCTCCGGCAAGCGGATGATCACCCGGTCTCCGCGCGCGATCGTGTCGGCTCCGTCGACCATGAAGCCGTGTGCCGACAGGTTGGCGACGTGCATCTTGATGTCGCCGCGCTCGTGATGTTCGGCGATCACCGGATAATCGACCGGATGCCGCGCCGCACGACGCAGATCGGTGACCGACAACTGAGCTCCGACAGACACGCTCCACGACCCTCCCTGGTTGGTGGAGCGGTCATATCGCCGAATAAACGCTGATATTGGGTTAATCCGCAGCGTCCCAATTCGGGACAATGCGCTGAAACCATTGATAATTCAGCGGAGCACGCCGTGCTTTTTCTTGCCGAGGCTGATGCGGCCCGCCCGCGCCGGAGCGGCAGGATCGGTGACCGGCTCACCGTCGATCTTCACCGCGCCCTCGGCGATCTTGCGCTTCGCTTCGCCGTTGGAAGCGGTGAAACCGAACGCTGTCAGCGCGGATGCCCAGTTCGTGCCCGCATCAAGCACGAGCGTCGGCAGATCCTCCCCCGCGCCGCCCGCGAACGTGGCCGAGGCGGTGCTCTCCGCCGACCGCGCTGCTTCCTCGCCCCGCACCAGCGCAGTCACCTCGTTGGCGAGCACGACCTTGGCGGCGTTAATCTCGGCACCCTGCAGGTTTTCCAGGCGGGCGATCTCGTCCAGCGGCAGGTCGGTGAAGAGGCGCAGGAAGCGGCCGACGTCGCGGTCGTCGACGTTGCGCCAGTATTGCCAGAAATCCCACGCCGGCAGTTGCTCTTCATTGAGCCATACCGCGCCTGCAGCCGTCTTGCCCATCTTGCCGCCGTCGGCGGTCGTGAGCAGAGGCGTGGTGAGACCGAACAACTCCGCCCCGTCCATGCGCCGGCCGAGTTCCACCCCGTTGACGATGTTGCCCCACTGGTCGCTGCCGCCCATCTGCAGGCGGACGCCCATCTCCTTCGAAAGATGGCGGAAGTCGTAGCCCTGCAGGATCATGTAGTTGAATTCGAGGAACGTCATCGGCTGCTCGCGATCCAGCCGCAACCGGACCGAATCGAACGTCAGCATCCGGTTTACCGTGAAGTGGGTACCCACCTCCTGCAGCAGTTCGATGTAGCCAAGTTCGCCGAGCCAATCGTGGTTGTTGACCATCACCGCGTCGGTCGGACCATCGCCGAAGACGAGCAGGCGATCGAAAGCGGTGCGGATGCCGGCGATGTTGTCCGCGATCGCTTCGTCGGTCAGCATCTTGCGGCTCTCGTCGCGGCCGGTCGGATCGCCGATGCGGGTCGTCCCGCCGCCCATCACCACGATCGGCTTATGGCCCGTCTGCTGGAGCCGACGAAGCATCATGATCTGCACGAGGCTACCGATG
This window harbors:
- a CDS encoding MFS transporter translates to MVSALRHPITIANFRAYFLSRLLGTIAISAQSIIIGWQVYSLARLTMDIKESALLLGLIGLVQFVPLFLLTPVVGLIADTYDRRWIVRWTTLLLTINAAMLGYLTWSDGLTLPFLFVAAMFVGVARAFSGPAYSALAPNLVPREVLPTAIAVSSMAWQVGTIAGPSVGGVLYAIHPDVAYASISAMFAAALVLIFLISPVPQPAVQKDRRPIQRVVDGFSYVRNNRLVMATITLDLFVVLFAGATALLPVFARDILGVGADGFGILAAGMGIGATGASIWFSIFPMKTDVGIKMLGAVLLFAVAIVTFGLSRYFWLSLVALVVAGAADMVSVYVRQSLIQLHTPDEMRGRVGAVSALTISASNELGETESGLLASVIGPVAAVVAGGVAAIAVTLYWARLFPELRLAKTFDPPQHLDERKAQEATP
- a CDS encoding PilZ domain-containing protein, producing MSVGAQLSVTDLRRAARHPVDYPVIAEHHERGDIKMHVANLSAHGFMVDGADTIARGDRVIIRLPEIGRIEAYCIWTRDERAGFQFERIIRLDDFMRIIESLQPNPRLRRSR
- the tyrS gene encoding tyrosine--tRNA ligase → MSETKSDLLRLLEERGYVHQTTDAAGLDALAARQIVPGYIGFDATAPSLHIGSLVQIMMLRRLQQTGHKPIVVMGGGTTRIGDPTGRDESRKMLTDEAIADNIAGIRTAFDRLLVFGDGPTDAVMVNNHDWLGELGYIELLQEVGTHFTVNRMLTFDSVRLRLDREQPMTFLEFNYMILQGYDFRHLSKEMGVRLQMGGSDQWGNIVNGVELGRRMDGAELFGLTTPLLTTADGGKMGKTAAGAVWLNEEQLPAWDFWQYWRNVDDRDVGRFLRLFTDLPLDEIARLENLQGAEINAAKVVLANEVTALVRGEEAARSAESTASATFAGGAGEDLPTLVLDAGTNWASALTAFGFTASNGEAKRKIAEGAVKIDGEPVTDPAAPARAGRISLGKKKHGVLR